In Natronococcus occultus SP4, the following proteins share a genomic window:
- a CDS encoding DUF7090 family protein: MEYELAIEGTPETVPGGTGILLLHPSTGETDRIDTDFLKTDTDNFLVVSTRTTAREARQKLEYYDVDENRAEILDTLSIERGYSRRTSDTVHYVAAPDDVDGIVDHIDGFLSDHDGKLRLSFDSVTELAYYAGEEQALGAAERILELLEEHDAVGLFHLSEDPHDEELVDQFRDLFDGTIDLDEDGGIEATF, from the coding sequence ATGGAGTACGAACTGGCGATCGAGGGGACACCCGAAACGGTCCCCGGGGGAACCGGCATCCTTCTGTTGCACCCAAGCACCGGTGAGACCGACCGCATCGACACCGACTTTCTCAAGACCGACACCGACAACTTTCTGGTCGTCTCGACCCGAACGACCGCTCGCGAAGCCAGACAGAAACTCGAATACTACGACGTCGACGAGAACCGCGCCGAGATTCTGGACACCCTGAGCATCGAGCGGGGCTACTCCCGGCGAACCAGCGACACGGTCCACTACGTCGCCGCACCCGACGACGTCGACGGTATCGTCGACCACATCGACGGCTTCCTCTCGGATCACGACGGGAAGCTCCGGCTCAGCTTCGATTCGGTCACCGAACTCGCCTACTACGCCGGCGAGGAACAGGCCCTCGGAGCCGCCGAGCGCATTCTCGAACTGCTCGAGGAACACGACGCCGTCGGGCTGTTCCACCTCTCTGAGGACCCACACGACGAGGAACTCGTCGACCAGTTCCGCGACCTGTTCGACGGCACGATCGATCTCGACGAGGACGGCGGCATCGAGGCGACGTTCTAG
- a CDS encoding DUF7089 family protein: protein MFTARELSSPVAAVREEHAPDAVVVDCERDFETLPPSQAEELGLLVDSLEPATYPAAWLPEDVPELLARYASGDFTVGMPGDGSIAWTRQTDPPTIVVKPRVEGSPESFIEFLLAEALVEVGLGVPEQFLGFFEDEYRSLDRATALDPADTYQVAAALYDGWKGLQTREAFAAWDDGHPELADAWRDAGSRLEERVSGLPGAVARGETDFADATELACAAIKHGLELPAPFAALDTDAYRDHGPDYAVTWAEKTFDALED, encoded by the coding sequence ATGTTCACCGCTCGAGAGCTCTCGAGCCCGGTGGCGGCGGTCCGGGAGGAACACGCCCCCGACGCCGTCGTCGTCGACTGCGAGCGGGACTTCGAGACGCTCCCCCCGTCCCAGGCCGAAGAGCTCGGCCTACTCGTGGATTCGCTCGAGCCGGCGACGTACCCGGCCGCGTGGCTCCCCGAGGACGTCCCGGAGCTGCTCGCCCGCTACGCGAGCGGTGACTTCACCGTCGGGATGCCCGGCGACGGCAGCATCGCCTGGACCCGCCAGACCGATCCGCCGACGATCGTCGTCAAACCCCGCGTCGAGGGATCGCCCGAATCGTTCATCGAATTCCTGCTCGCGGAAGCGCTCGTCGAGGTCGGACTCGGCGTTCCGGAACAGTTTCTGGGCTTTTTCGAGGACGAGTACCGGTCGCTCGACCGGGCGACGGCGCTCGATCCGGCCGACACCTACCAGGTCGCCGCGGCGCTGTACGACGGCTGGAAGGGACTTCAGACACGCGAGGCGTTCGCCGCGTGGGACGACGGCCATCCGGAGCTGGCCGACGCCTGGCGGGACGCGGGGAGTCGACTTGAGGAGCGAGTGTCCGGACTGCCGGGGGCCGTCGCCCGCGGCGAGACCGACTTCGCGGACGCGACCGAGCTGGCGTGTGCCGCGATCAAACACGGCCTCGAGCTGCCGGCACCGTTCGCCGCGCTCGATACCGACGCCTACCGGGATCACGGACCGGACTACGCGGTAACGTGGGCCGAAAAGACGTTCGACGCCCTCGAGGACTAG
- a CDS encoding OapC/ArvC family zinc-ribbon domain-containing protein, which translates to MPHQCTNCGHTFPDGSKEMLSGCPDCGGNKFQFTPDTGSASSGASGDDGPEPPGSTDSETGSDGVASRAADTVRGWVSSGSADGTTESTPPSESAAEAGPSASGPTEADSDAQQSPDRDGTGADWDRDRKPTVGRDEESGDDESFREWPDTARRPEDRSDSSSDRPTDADDRSAPSSASNAPATQSPGETTAPRSDVDGARDHETATMAESEDSAQASARSEIVPTDDLPSGSNAAESGDPITDVDPIEDGKRERTPENGRVVSEPSGEQPSIEELRAELNEQFESIKILRPGQYELNLMELYNRDEYIISLQEDGRYVIDVPESWHDDADE; encoded by the coding sequence ATGCCGCATCAGTGCACGAACTGCGGCCACACGTTTCCGGACGGCTCGAAGGAGATGTTGTCGGGCTGTCCGGACTGTGGCGGGAACAAGTTCCAGTTCACGCCCGACACCGGAAGCGCCAGCTCCGGCGCTTCTGGTGACGACGGACCCGAACCCCCGGGATCGACGGACTCGGAGACGGGTTCCGATGGCGTCGCGTCCCGCGCCGCCGACACCGTTCGAGGCTGGGTCTCGTCCGGATCGGCCGACGGAACGACGGAGTCGACGCCTCCGAGCGAGTCCGCGGCCGAGGCCGGCCCGTCGGCGTCCGGGCCGACCGAAGCCGATTCGGACGCCCAGCAGTCTCCGGATCGAGACGGAACGGGTGCCGACTGGGACCGCGACCGCAAACCGACCGTCGGTCGCGACGAGGAGAGCGGCGACGACGAGTCGTTCAGGGAGTGGCCCGATACGGCCCGTCGTCCCGAGGACCGCTCCGACTCGTCCAGCGACCGTCCGACCGACGCCGACGACCGATCGGCCCCGTCCTCGGCCTCGAACGCGCCGGCCACGCAGTCGCCGGGGGAGACGACGGCCCCTCGATCGGACGTCGACGGCGCCAGAGACCACGAGACGGCGACGATGGCGGAGTCGGAGGACTCGGCGCAGGCAAGCGCCCGCAGCGAGATCGTCCCCACCGACGATCTTCCGTCGGGTTCGAACGCGGCCGAATCGGGAGACCCAATCACCGATGTCGATCCGATCGAGGACGGCAAGCGCGAACGGACGCCGGAGAACGGCCGGGTCGTCAGCGAACCCTCCGGCGAACAGCCCTCGATCGAGGAGCTCCGGGCCGAACTCAACGAGCAGTTCGAGAGCATCAAGATCCTCCGACCGGGCCAGTACGAGCTCAATCTTATGGAGCTGTACAACCGCGACGAGTACATCATTTCGCTCCAGGAAGACGGCCGCTACGTCATCGACGTCCCGGAATCTTGGCACGACGACGCCGACGAGTGA
- a CDS encoding DUF2073 domain-containing protein, producing the protein MPKATNPDDPDDNGVQIDLISGERMESLASTEKIRMILDGVHDGNIVILEEGLTPDEESKLIEMTMAEISPDAGFNGIEIETYPKSETKDSSLLGRLMGSNESAAKLTVIGPANQIETLHKDETLISALVSRN; encoded by the coding sequence GTGCCTAAAGCAACCAACCCGGACGACCCCGACGACAACGGCGTACAGATCGACCTCATCAGCGGCGAGCGAATGGAGTCGCTGGCCTCGACGGAGAAGATCCGGATGATCCTCGACGGCGTCCACGACGGCAATATCGTCATCCTCGAGGAGGGGCTCACTCCCGACGAGGAGAGCAAACTCATCGAAATGACGATGGCCGAAATCAGTCCCGACGCCGGCTTCAACGGGATCGAGATCGAGACCTACCCCAAATCGGAGACGAAAGACTCCTCGCTGCTCGGTCGGCTCATGGGGTCGAACGAGTCGGCCGCGAAGCTGACGGTGATCGGTCCGGCCAACCAGATCGAGACGCTTCACAAGGACGAAACGCTGATCAGCGCGCTCGTGTCCCGTAACTAA